The sequence below is a genomic window from Mycobacterium spongiae.
GCACATCGCAGATCGAACCCGGCATGACGGCCAGTCTGACACGTCACTACGTGCGCGCCAGCCGCTGACTCGTCACCGTCAGCTGGCGGTCCGTACTGGCCGCCAGCGAACGAACCTGTTCCGGCAGCAGCCGGCCGCACACCCGGCCCCAGTGCACCGCAACCTCGTCGCCGATGGCAACATCGGGTACCGCGCTGTACCCGTCGGCCCACACATCGAGTACTCGCGCCGTGGGTTCGGACAGCATCAGCGATCGACCATCCCAGACCAGCTTTCGACACGATACCTCTACGTCATCGCCGGCGCGGGAAATCACTGTCCCCCAGGTGATCCGGCAATTGTCCAGTACGTTGAGCGGATGCTCGTCGAGGTCGCTACGCCCACGGCGGAGGAAGCGCGTCCACGGATAGACGCCGAACACGTGAAAGCAGTGATTGCCGGCCGCTTCACCTGCCAGGTCTGGCGTGAGATGCGACCAGTAGCGTCCCGCTTGCGGGCCAATGATGGCCAGTAGTTTGTCGAAGAACTCCTTGGGCTCGACGGCGGCCCCGGCGCCACCGCCCAGCCAGTACGATTCCACGAGCCGCACGTCCAGCGGGTCGGTGATACCAGTCAGCGCCGAGAGCACCCGCAAGTACGGCCATGCACCGCTAAACCGCGTCGCCGCGCGGCGTAGCTGTTCGCGCGACCCATCGCGCAAGGTGGCTCCCAATGGGGGACCGCAATAACCCAGCGCGTTCGGGGCATAGGCGTAGCGGGCGAACATCTCGGTGCCTGGCTCGGGGCCGCGGCAATCCGCGCTGGCCCTCATTATCCGCGTCCTGAGGACCCCACCAGCTTGGCGGCCTGGCGGTGCATGCGGCCGAAGTTGTAGTAGGCCGCACATGCTCCTTCGGGCGAGACCATGCACGTTCCGATCGGGGTCTCGGGTGTGCATGCGGTGCCGAAAACCTTGCATTCCCAGGGCTTGAGCACGCCCTTGAGCACCTCACCGCACTGGCACGCTTTCGGATCGGCTACCCGGACACCGGGCATCGCGAACCGCAGTTCGGCATCGAACTCGGCGAAGTCGTCATGCAGTCGCAGCGCGCTCTGCGAGATGAACCCCAGCCCACGCCACTCGAAGTGCGGGCGCAGCGTGAACACCTTGCCCATGAGCGCCAGGGCGGCTGGATTGCCGTTCTCGGGGACCACCCGCTTGTACTGGTTCTCCACCTCGCAGCGGCCCTCACGGAGCTGACGCAGCAGCATCGCCACCGATGCCAAGATGTCCAGTGGCTCGAATCCAGCCACCACCAATGGCTTTCGGTATACGTCGGGAACAAAGCGGTACGGCCGGTTGCCCACCACCGTCGACACGTGTCCCGGTCCGATGAAGCCCGACAGCCGCAGGTCGGGTGACTCCAGGATGGCCTTGATCGGCGGCACGATCGTGACGTGGTTGCAGAAGACGCTGAAATTGGTCAGGCCCAGATCGCGTGCCCGTACCAGTGTCACCGCGGTCGAGGGTGCGGTGGTTTCAAAACCGATGGCGAAGAACACCACCTGTTTGGCGGGGTTGTCGCTGTTGTCTTGGGCGATTTTCAGCGCGTCCAGCGGGGAGTAGACGAAGCGCACGTCGGCGCCGCGAGCTTTGGCATCCAGCAGGCTACCGGCTGACCCGGGCACCCGCATCATGTCGCCGAAGCAGGTGAAGATCACGTCGGATTGCCCGGCTAGCCACATCGCATCGTCAATGCGGCCCATGGGAATCACACAGACCGGACAGCCCGGGCCGTGGACCAACTCAACATTGTCGGGCAGCAGGTGTTCGATGCCGTGCCGGTAGATGGTATGGGTGTGCCCACCGCACACCTCCATGAACTTGAAGTGGTCGCTATCGCTGCCCGCCTGCGCCAGGTGGTCAATGGCGCCAAGCAATGTGCGGGCCGCCGCCGGGTCGCGGAATTCGTCAACGAATTTCATGGTGGTCCTTCCCGCTAGACAATCGCCGACGAGTCGAAGGCTTCCATTTCGGTGGCGTAGGCGTCGCCGAGTTTCTGAATGGCGGCCAAGGTGAGCAACGCTTCCTTCTCGTCGATCTTGGCCATCGCGAAGCCGACGTGAACCAGCACCCAATCGTCCGGTTCGGGCATGTCGTCCTCGAGCAGCCGCACGCTGATGGTGCGTTGGACACCGCTGACGTCGACCTTCGCCAA
It includes:
- a CDS encoding DUF6390 family protein, yielding MRASADCRGPEPGTEMFARYAYAPNALGYCGPPLGATLRDGSREQLRRAATRFSGAWPYLRVLSALTGITDPLDVRLVESYWLGGGAGAAVEPKEFFDKLLAIIGPQAGRYWSHLTPDLAGEAAGNHCFHVFGVYPWTRFLRRGRSDLDEHPLNVLDNCRITWGTVISRAGDDVEVSCRKLVWDGRSLMLSEPTARVLDVWADGYSAVPDVAIGDEVAVHWGRVCGRLLPEQVRSLAASTDRQLTVTSQRLART
- the hypD gene encoding hydrogenase formation protein HypD; translation: MKFVDEFRDPAAARTLLGAIDHLAQAGSDSDHFKFMEVCGGHTHTIYRHGIEHLLPDNVELVHGPGCPVCVIPMGRIDDAMWLAGQSDVIFTCFGDMMRVPGSAGSLLDAKARGADVRFVYSPLDALKIAQDNSDNPAKQVVFFAIGFETTAPSTAVTLVRARDLGLTNFSVFCNHVTIVPPIKAILESPDLRLSGFIGPGHVSTVVGNRPYRFVPDVYRKPLVVAGFEPLDILASVAMLLRQLREGRCEVENQYKRVVPENGNPAALALMGKVFTLRPHFEWRGLGFISQSALRLHDDFAEFDAELRFAMPGVRVADPKACQCGEVLKGVLKPWECKVFGTACTPETPIGTCMVSPEGACAAYYNFGRMHRQAAKLVGSSGRG
- a CDS encoding HypC/HybG/HupF family hydrogenase formation chaperone translates to MCLGIPGRIVEITDPADYLAKVDVSGVQRTISVRLLEDDMPEPDDWVLVHVGFAMAKIDEKEALLTLAAIQKLGDAYATEMEAFDSSAIV